The Pantoea nemavictus genome includes a region encoding these proteins:
- the xdhC gene encoding xanthine dehydrogenase accessory protein XdhC: MIYHDWISVLHSLREKRESCVLITVLSERGSVPRDRGSKMVVSASDTFLTIGGGHLEYQCIAQARAMLQQRCTQPRSEEFALAARLGQCCGGHATLLFEPLMQHQPEIHLFGAGHVGQALVNLLATLPCHITWIDSRAAQFRAVPAGVTVRQVDDPIDCVREAAPDSYFVVMTHDHPLDLALSEAILRRGDFRYAGVIGSATKAQRFRYRLEGKGIATESVARLRCPIGLADVKGKLPAEIAVAVAGEIISVYQQQAISC, translated from the coding sequence ATGATTTATCATGACTGGATCAGCGTGCTACACAGCCTGCGCGAAAAGCGCGAGAGCTGCGTGCTTATCACCGTGCTCAGCGAGCGTGGCTCGGTACCGCGCGATCGCGGCAGCAAGATGGTGGTGAGCGCCAGCGATACGTTTCTGACGATTGGCGGTGGTCATCTTGAATATCAGTGCATTGCGCAAGCGCGTGCCATGCTGCAGCAGCGGTGCACGCAACCGCGCAGTGAAGAGTTCGCGCTGGCCGCACGTCTCGGCCAGTGCTGCGGCGGTCACGCCACGTTGCTGTTTGAACCGCTGATGCAGCATCAGCCAGAAATTCACCTGTTTGGCGCCGGTCATGTTGGCCAGGCGTTGGTAAATTTACTGGCAACCTTACCGTGCCATATCACCTGGATTGATAGCCGCGCCGCGCAGTTTCGCGCGGTACCGGCTGGCGTCACGGTGCGCCAGGTCGACGATCCTATCGACTGTGTGCGGGAAGCCGCCCCCGACAGTTACTTTGTGGTGATGACCCACGATCATCCGCTGGATCTGGCGCTCAGCGAGGCGATTCTGCGCCGCGGCGATTTCCGCTATGCCGGAGTGATTGGCTCGGCGACGAAAGCCCAGCGCTTTCGTTATCGGCTGGAGGGCAAAGGCATTGCCACCGAATCCGTTGCGCGCCTGCGCTGCCCGATTGGTTTAGCGGATGTGAAGGGCAAGTTGCCAGCGGAAATTGCGGTGGCGGTGGCGGGCGAAATCATCAGCGTTTATCAGCAGCAGGCGATAAGTTGTTGA
- the xdhB gene encoding xanthine dehydrogenase molybdopterin binding subunit, with protein MSHNRPELNETLLKTQFATGMQTGVGRSNKHESADKHVSGEALYIDDKPDLPGLLHLCPRLSEHAHARITKLDVQPCYAVPGVVSVLTWRDVPGLNDVGPLEPGDPLLAQDTIEYFGQIVIAVAADSPEAARAGAAAAMIEYEALPAVLDVREALEQRFFVQQPHVHQRGDAEAALARAPRRIQGEFHIGGQEHFYLETQTALVIPGEDDSLQVFSSTQNPTEVQKLVAEVMGITMNKVTIDMRRMGGGFGGKETQAAGVACLCAIAARQLRKPVKMRLARRDDMQITGKRHPFFVRYDVGVEADGRFCGVKIDLAGNCGYSLDLSGSIVDRAMFHADNAYYLGDALITGYRCRTHTASNTAYRGFGGPQGMVAIEQIMDHIAREMGLDPLELRKRNYYGKTDRNITHFHQQVEDNLLDEMTAQLETSSEYAARRREISAFNASNRFMKRGLALTPVKFGISFTSSFLNQAGALILIYTDGTVQLNHGGTEMGQGLNTKVAQIVAEVLQIDISQIQVTATDTGKVPNTSPTAASSGADLNGKAAQNAAQILRERMTEMLCQQHQCAADAVSFSNGIVRVGEKHFTFAQVAQLAWLNQVPLSATGFYKVPGIHYDRAAGRGKPFYYFSYGAACCEVLVDTLTGEYRLLRADILHDVGASLNPAIDIGQVEGGFVQGMGWLTCEELVWNDKGKLLTDGPASYKIPAISDVPSDLRVTLVENRKNPQDTVFHSKAVGEPPFMLGIAVWCALQDAVASVDNYRRHPQLDAPATPERVFWGIQRLSGAEHDLS; from the coding sequence ATGTCTCATAACCGCCCGGAACTGAATGAAACCCTGCTGAAAACGCAGTTCGCCACCGGCATGCAAACTGGCGTGGGGCGCAGCAACAAACATGAAAGTGCCGACAAGCACGTCTCCGGTGAAGCGCTATATATTGACGATAAGCCCGATCTACCGGGATTACTGCATCTCTGTCCGCGCCTCAGCGAGCATGCGCACGCGCGCATCACCAAACTCGATGTGCAACCCTGCTACGCGGTGCCGGGGGTGGTCAGCGTACTGACCTGGCGCGATGTGCCAGGCCTCAACGATGTTGGCCCGCTGGAGCCTGGCGATCCGCTGCTGGCGCAGGACACCATCGAATACTTTGGCCAAATTGTGATTGCCGTCGCGGCTGACTCTCCGGAAGCGGCGCGTGCCGGCGCCGCAGCAGCGATGATTGAGTATGAAGCACTTCCGGCGGTACTCGACGTGCGTGAAGCACTGGAACAGCGCTTCTTTGTGCAGCAGCCACATGTTCATCAACGCGGTGATGCCGAAGCCGCGCTGGCGCGAGCGCCTCGGCGAATTCAGGGCGAGTTTCATATCGGCGGCCAGGAACACTTTTATCTGGAAACCCAGACGGCGCTGGTGATTCCTGGCGAAGATGACAGCCTGCAGGTGTTCTCCTCCACGCAAAACCCCACCGAAGTGCAAAAACTGGTGGCGGAAGTGATGGGCATCACCATGAACAAAGTCACCATCGATATGCGTCGCATGGGCGGTGGCTTTGGTGGCAAAGAGACGCAGGCGGCGGGTGTGGCCTGTTTATGTGCTATCGCTGCACGCCAGCTGCGTAAACCGGTGAAGATGCGCCTGGCGCGGCGCGACGATATGCAGATTACCGGCAAACGCCATCCGTTTTTTGTGCGTTACGACGTCGGCGTTGAGGCAGATGGCCGCTTCTGTGGCGTGAAAATTGATTTGGCCGGCAACTGCGGCTATTCACTCGATCTCAGCGGATCGATTGTTGATCGCGCGATGTTCCACGCCGATAACGCCTATTACCTGGGCGATGCGCTGATCACTGGCTATCGCTGCCGCACCCACACCGCGTCTAACACCGCTTATCGCGGCTTTGGCGGCCCGCAGGGCATGGTGGCGATTGAGCAGATCATGGATCACATCGCGCGTGAAATGGGACTGGACCCGCTTGAGCTGCGCAAACGCAACTATTACGGCAAAACCGATCGCAACATCACCCATTTCCACCAGCAGGTGGAGGACAATCTGCTGGATGAGATGACCGCCCAGCTCGAAACCAGCAGCGAATATGCGGCACGTCGCCGTGAAATTAGCGCGTTTAACGCCAGCAACCGTTTTATGAAACGTGGGCTGGCGCTGACGCCGGTGAAATTTGGCATCTCCTTTACCTCCAGCTTCCTTAATCAGGCGGGCGCGCTGATTTTGATTTACACCGATGGCACGGTGCAGCTCAATCATGGCGGCACCGAAATGGGTCAGGGTTTAAACACCAAAGTGGCGCAGATTGTGGCGGAAGTGCTGCAAATCGATATCAGCCAGATTCAGGTCACCGCCACCGATACCGGCAAAGTGCCGAACACCTCGCCAACGGCCGCCTCTAGCGGCGCCGATCTCAACGGCAAAGCGGCGCAGAATGCCGCGCAAATCCTGCGCGAGCGCATGACCGAGATGCTGTGTCAGCAGCATCAATGTGCTGCTGACGCGGTGAGCTTTAGCAACGGCATTGTGCGCGTCGGTGAGAAGCACTTCACTTTTGCTCAGGTGGCGCAGCTTGCCTGGCTTAACCAGGTGCCGCTCTCTGCCACCGGCTTCTATAAAGTGCCGGGCATCCATTACGATCGTGCTGCCGGACGCGGCAAACCGTTCTATTACTTCTCTTACGGCGCCGCCTGCTGTGAAGTGTTGGTCGATACTTTGACCGGCGAATACCGCCTGCTACGCGCCGATATTCTGCATGATGTGGGCGCCTCGCTGAATCCCGCTATCGATATCGGGCAAGTGGAGGGCGGTTTCGTGCAGGGCATGGGCTGGCTCACCTGCGAAGAGCTGGTATGGAATGATAAGGGCAAACTGCTCACCGACGGCCCAGCCAGCTATAAAATCCCGGCGATCAGCGATGTGCCTAGCGATTTGCGCGTCACGCTGGTGGAGAATCGCAAAAATCCGCAGGACACGGTGTTCCATTCGAAAGCCGTTGGCGAGCCGCCCTTTATGTTAGGCATTGCCGTATGGTGTGCGTTACAGGATGCCGTCGCCAGCGTCGACAACTATCGCCGCCATCCGCAACTGGATGCACCCGCCACGCCAGAGCGGGTGTTCTGGGGGATTCAGCGCTTATCAGGAGCAGAGCATGATTTATCATGA